Proteins co-encoded in one Gemmatimonadaceae bacterium genomic window:
- the paaI gene encoding hydroxyphenylacetyl-CoA thioesterase PaaI — MTNDPQQLAERVVEGMLASDALSRWLGLEVVAIAPRRATCRMTVRAEMVNGFGVAHGGIVFSFADSAFAFACNTHGNVTVAVDNSITYPAAIHPGDVLTAVAAEEASSNRLGYYRVTVTNQHGAIVALFKGTAYKTSRPHFPDGTSQVRHA, encoded by the coding sequence ATGACCAACGATCCGCAGCAGCTCGCCGAGCGTGTGGTGGAGGGGATGCTGGCCAGCGACGCGCTGTCGCGCTGGCTGGGGCTGGAGGTCGTCGCCATCGCGCCGCGCCGCGCGACCTGCCGCATGACGGTGCGCGCGGAGATGGTGAACGGCTTTGGCGTCGCCCACGGCGGGATCGTCTTCTCCTTCGCCGACTCGGCGTTCGCCTTTGCCTGCAACACGCACGGCAACGTGACGGTGGCGGTGGACAACTCCATCACCTACCCGGCGGCGATCCATCCGGGCGACGTGCTCACGGCCGTGGCGGCAGAGGAGGCGTCGTCCAACCGGCTCGGCTACTACCGGGTCACCGTCACCAACCAGCACGGGGCGATCGTGGCGCTGTTCAAGGGAACGGCCTACAAGACGTCGCGCCCCCACTTTCCCGACGGGACTTCCCAGGTTCGCCATGCGTGA
- the ggt gene encoding gamma-glutamyltransferase yields MSSLHRPSVATSVVASLQAARNRHVAVRCGLLVLAVLATVASLPAVEAQAVRRRATNNAQPPGPAFGGTGGVASTRGLVVSASNLASDIGAAVLARGGNAVDAAVATAFALAVTHPSAGNIGGGGFMVVRKATGEATTFDFREKAPLSATATMMLNADGSIAYARTDSGWLAPGVPGTVRGMEMAHKALGRLAWRDVVAPAAQLAARGFILSPALAAELNEQLRTTFAPFPASVAAYGKKGGTPWRAGERLRLGDLARTLAAIAEGGADAFYTGWIADSLDAQMRANGGMITKRDLAEYRAVEREPLHGSYLGYEIIAMPPPSSGGTVLIEVLNQLEALGADRFARTSTDYLHLRIEAARRAYLDRARFLGDPDFGAIPVDRLTAKGYADSLARTIDPHRATSSVALGGSLVTTAETMQTTHFSVVDAEGNAVAVTYTLEGGYGSGVVVRGAGFILNNEMGDFNKKAGYTSTRGDIGTPPNLIAPGKRMLSSMTPTILARDGKLALVTGSPGGRTIPNTVLDVVLGVTAFKQSVRAAVDAPRVHHQWLPDETRYEAGAIPDSAKADLEGMGHRLRKDPVRSQGDAHSIWYDAATRTAYGANDKRSPDSKASVPARVQR; encoded by the coding sequence ATGTCCAGCCTCCATCGCCCCAGCGTCGCCACGTCGGTCGTGGCGTCATTGCAGGCCGCGCGCAATCGCCACGTTGCCGTGCGCTGCGGTTTGTTAGTCCTCGCCGTGCTCGCCACCGTCGCGTCCCTGCCGGCGGTGGAGGCGCAAGCGGTGCGGCGCCGTGCAACGAACAACGCCCAGCCCCCGGGGCCCGCGTTCGGCGGCACCGGGGGCGTTGCCTCCACGCGCGGACTCGTCGTCTCGGCGTCGAACCTTGCCTCCGACATCGGCGCTGCCGTGCTGGCGCGGGGGGGCAACGCCGTCGACGCCGCGGTGGCCACGGCCTTCGCCCTAGCGGTCACGCACCCCTCGGCCGGCAACATCGGCGGCGGCGGCTTCATGGTCGTCCGCAAGGCCACGGGCGAGGCCACCACCTTCGACTTCCGCGAGAAGGCCCCGCTCAGCGCCACGGCGACGATGATGCTCAACGCCGACGGGTCGATCGCCTACGCACGCACCGACTCCGGCTGGCTCGCGCCGGGCGTCCCGGGCACGGTGCGCGGGATGGAGATGGCGCACAAGGCGTTAGGCAGGCTGGCGTGGCGCGACGTGGTGGCGCCGGCCGCGCAGCTCGCGGCGCGCGGATTCATCCTCTCCCCGGCGCTCGCGGCGGAACTCAACGAGCAGCTGCGCACCACCTTTGCCCCCTTCCCCGCCTCGGTGGCGGCCTACGGCAAGAAGGGCGGCACGCCGTGGCGCGCCGGTGAGCGGCTGCGCCTCGGCGACCTGGCGCGAACGCTTGCGGCGATCGCCGAGGGAGGCGCCGACGCCTTCTACACCGGGTGGATCGCCGACTCGCTCGATGCGCAGATGCGCGCCAACGGCGGGATGATCACCAAGCGCGACCTGGCGGAGTACCGCGCCGTGGAGCGCGAGCCGCTGCACGGCTCGTATCTCGGCTACGAGATCATCGCCATGCCCCCGCCCAGCTCGGGAGGGACGGTCCTGATCGAGGTGCTCAACCAGCTCGAAGCACTGGGGGCCGACCGCTTCGCGCGAACGTCGACCGACTACCTGCACCTGCGCATCGAGGCGGCGCGGCGCGCGTACCTGGACCGGGCGCGCTTTCTCGGCGATCCCGACTTCGGGGCGATCCCGGTCGATCGCCTCACGGCGAAAGGCTACGCCGACTCGCTGGCCCGCACGATCGACCCGCACCGCGCCACGAGCTCGGTGGCGTTAGGCGGCTCGCTGGTCACGACGGCGGAGACAATGCAGACGACGCATTTCTCCGTGGTGGACGCCGAGGGGAACGCGGTCGCCGTGACCTACACGCTGGAAGGGGGATACGGTTCCGGCGTGGTGGTGCGCGGCGCGGGCTTCATCCTCAACAACGAGATGGGGGACTTCAACAAGAAGGCCGGCTACACCTCCACCCGCGGCGATATCGGGACGCCCCCCAACCTGATCGCCCCTGGGAAGCGGATGCTCTCGTCGATGACGCCGACGATCCTGGCAAGAGACGGAAAGCTGGCGTTGGTGACCGGTTCGCCCGGCGGGCGCACGATCCCCAACACCGTGCTCGACGTCGTCCTCGGCGTGACGGCGTTCAAGCAGTCGGTGCGTGCCGCGGTCGATGCGCCACGCGTGCACCACCAATGGCTCCCCGACGAGACGCGCTACGAGGCAGGCGCCATCCCCGACTCGGCGAAGGCCGATCTCGAGGGGATGGGACACCGACTGCGGAAGGACCCCGTGCGGTCGCAAGGCGATGCGCACAGCATCTGGTACGATGCCGCGACGCGGACGGCGTACGGGGCGAATGACAAGCGGTCGCCGGATTCCAAGGCGAGCGTGCCGGCGCGCGTGCAGCGCTGA
- a CDS encoding pyruvate dehydrogenase — protein sequence MSRSKSAPLPRAPKGSPSASRTGSAKGATAPNLAADAPAGIDWRRVAYHTLVSRALDDSEEQTNRNRTQVPKDHLVLYQFSARGHDMAQAILGSLLTHPNDGVGAYYRSRPLLLSVGLSIEDGLGSPLGRSGGFSDGRDIGVVCNLPSRNGPKVLPMSGDVGSQYTPTAGWAQAITYHRDTLGDRAWDGAIAVTLGGDGSVATNGFWSSLTIATTLRLPMLFYVEDNHLGISVSGDMQTPGGNIARNLASFGNLFIQDGDGTDPADAATKIKACVDHVRAGRGPALVHLTVPRLSSHSGPDNQKGYRTDAEIAADVARDPLPRLRSFLVPAHLSEEEWRALEAEVARDVEGALTAARERPAPDPTTIFRHRYAEPDAPADEAMGGLSAAEREALGGSTTAQEEGETLRFQEAIRRTLRRELEVNPKLVVFGEDVGLKGGVHLVTEGLQKQFGRERVFDTSLSEEGIIGRAVGMAISGLVPVAEIQFRKYADPATEQLNNTGTMRWRTANRFCAPIVVRMPGGFGKDVGDPWHSLSAEVLWTHAIGWQVAIPSNAADAVGLLRSAMRSPNPTIFFEHRSLLMTSDGSARYPGDDYVVPFGVGKVLREGGDVTVVTWGAMAHRCVDALSQVDASVELIDLRSIAPWDKALVLDSVRKTGRCLIVHEDTKTSGFGAEVGAVLAQEAFWFLDAPVERLCVEDVPMPYHPSLLDAILPSSGEIASRIDALVRS from the coding sequence ATGTCGCGATCCAAGTCAGCCCCACTCCCGCGCGCGCCGAAGGGCTCCCCTTCCGCCAGCCGCACCGGCAGCGCCAAAGGCGCCACCGCCCCGAACCTCGCGGCCGACGCGCCCGCCGGCATCGATTGGCGCCGAGTCGCGTATCACACGCTGGTCTCGCGCGCACTCGACGACAGCGAGGAGCAGACCAACCGGAACCGCACGCAGGTCCCCAAGGATCACCTGGTCCTGTACCAGTTCTCTGCGCGTGGGCACGACATGGCGCAGGCCATCCTCGGCTCGCTCCTCACTCACCCCAACGACGGCGTGGGGGCGTACTATCGCTCACGCCCCCTCCTCCTCTCGGTCGGGTTGTCCATCGAGGACGGGCTCGGCTCGCCGCTGGGGCGCTCCGGCGGCTTCAGCGACGGTCGCGACATCGGCGTGGTCTGCAACCTCCCCAGCCGCAACGGTCCCAAGGTCCTCCCCATGTCCGGCGACGTGGGGTCGCAGTACACGCCAACGGCGGGGTGGGCGCAGGCCATCACCTACCATCGCGACACGCTGGGCGACCGGGCGTGGGACGGCGCGATTGCCGTGACGTTAGGCGGCGACGGCTCGGTGGCGACGAACGGCTTCTGGTCATCGCTCACCATCGCGACCACGCTCCGCCTCCCCATGCTCTTCTACGTCGAGGACAACCACCTCGGCATTTCGGTGAGCGGCGACATGCAGACGCCGGGCGGGAACATTGCCCGCAACCTTGCCTCGTTCGGCAACCTCTTCATCCAGGACGGCGACGGGACCGACCCGGCAGACGCCGCGACGAAGATCAAGGCCTGTGTCGACCACGTGCGCGCCGGCCGTGGCCCCGCCCTCGTGCACCTGACGGTACCGCGCCTGTCGTCGCACTCGGGACCGGACAACCAGAAGGGCTACCGTACCGACGCCGAAATCGCCGCCGACGTCGCGCGGGACCCGCTCCCGCGCCTGCGCTCGTTCCTCGTCCCCGCGCACCTGAGCGAGGAGGAGTGGCGCGCACTGGAGGCCGAGGTGGCGCGCGACGTGGAGGGCGCCCTCACGGCGGCGCGCGAACGTCCCGCCCCCGACCCGACCACCATCTTCCGCCATCGTTACGCGGAGCCCGACGCTCCGGCCGACGAGGCGATGGGAGGGCTGTCGGCGGCGGAGCGCGAGGCGCTGGGCGGCTCGACGACCGCGCAGGAGGAGGGCGAGACACTGCGCTTCCAGGAAGCGATCCGCCGCACGCTGCGCCGAGAACTGGAGGTGAACCCCAAGCTCGTCGTATTCGGTGAGGACGTGGGACTCAAGGGCGGCGTGCACCTCGTGACCGAGGGATTGCAGAAGCAGTTCGGGCGCGAGCGCGTCTTCGACACGTCGCTCTCCGAGGAAGGAATCATCGGGCGTGCCGTCGGCATGGCGATCTCGGGACTCGTCCCGGTCGCAGAAATCCAGTTCCGGAAGTACGCCGACCCCGCGACCGAACAGTTGAACAACACGGGGACGATGCGGTGGCGCACGGCCAATCGCTTCTGCGCCCCCATCGTGGTCCGCATGCCGGGGGGCTTCGGGAAGGATGTTGGCGACCCGTGGCACTCGCTCAGCGCCGAGGTGCTGTGGACGCACGCCATCGGCTGGCAGGTCGCGATTCCGTCCAACGCCGCGGACGCCGTAGGGCTCCTGCGATCGGCCATGCGCTCGCCCAACCCGACGATCTTCTTCGAGCACCGCTCGCTCCTGATGACGAGCGATGGGAGCGCGCGCTATCCCGGCGACGACTACGTTGTGCCGTTCGGGGTGGGGAAGGTGCTGCGTGAGGGGGGCGACGTCACCGTCGTCACGTGGGGGGCGATGGCGCATCGTTGCGTGGATGCACTGTCGCAGGTCGACGCATCGGTCGAGCTGATCGACCTGCGCTCCATCGCCCCGTGGGACAAGGCGCTCGTCCTCGACTCCGTGCGCAAGACGGGGCGCTGCCTCATCGTACACGAGGACACGAAGACCTCCGGCTTTGGCGCCGAAGTCGGTGCCGTGCTGGCGCAGGAGGCGTTCTGGTTCCTCGACGCACCGGTGGAGCGGCTGTGCGTCGAGGACGTCCCGATGCCGTATCACCCGTCGCTGCTCGATGCGATCCTCCCCTCCTCGGGAGAGATCGCCTCGCGCATCGACGCGCTGGTGCGCAGCTAG
- a CDS encoding 2-(1,2-epoxy-1,2-dihydrophenyl)acetyl-CoA isomerase, with amino-acid sequence MTDTTILHEMEGGVMRIILNRPAVLNSFDLAMGRQLQSALARAADDRAVRAVLITGAGRAFCAGQDLGSVSLDDPGATPDLGHVVRELWNPIVRQLRELEKPVVAAVNGVAAGAGANLALACDIVLASKTASFIQAFSKLGIIPDSGGTFFLPRLVGMARATALTFLAEKVSAEQAQAWGMIWQVCEPDALLSEASRLALQLSTQPTRGFALTKRALNASMTRDLSAQLDLEEALQREAGRTHDFVEGVKAFLEKRAPEFRGE; translated from the coding sequence ATGACCGATACGACAATCCTGCACGAGATGGAGGGCGGGGTGATGCGCATCATCCTCAACCGTCCCGCCGTGCTCAACTCGTTCGACCTGGCGATGGGTCGACAGCTGCAATCCGCCCTCGCCCGGGCGGCCGACGACCGCGCGGTGCGGGCAGTGCTCATCACGGGCGCCGGGCGTGCCTTCTGCGCGGGGCAGGACCTGGGCTCGGTCTCGCTCGACGATCCGGGCGCGACCCCCGACCTCGGCCATGTGGTGCGCGAGCTGTGGAACCCGATCGTGCGGCAACTGCGGGAACTCGAGAAGCCGGTGGTGGCGGCGGTGAACGGCGTCGCCGCGGGGGCCGGGGCCAACCTCGCGCTTGCGTGCGACATCGTCCTCGCGTCGAAGACGGCCTCGTTCATCCAGGCGTTCAGCAAGCTCGGGATCATCCCCGACAGCGGCGGGACCTTCTTCCTCCCGCGCCTCGTGGGCATGGCGCGCGCCACGGCGCTGACCTTCCTCGCCGAGAAGGTGTCGGCGGAGCAGGCGCAGGCGTGGGGGATGATCTGGCAGGTGTGCGAGCCCGACGCGCTGCTTTCCGAAGCGTCGCGGCTCGCGTTGCAACTGTCGACGCAGCCCACGCGCGGCTTCGCCCTCACCAAGCGGGCGCTCAACGCGTCGATGACCCGCGACCTCTCGGCACAGCTCGACCTGGAGGAAGCGCTCCAGCGCGAGGCGGGTCGCACGCACGACTTTGTGGAAGGGGTGAAGGCCTTCCTCGAGAAGCGCGCGCCGGAGTTCCGCGGTGAGTAA
- a CDS encoding 3-hydroxybutyryl-CoA dehydrogenase → MGSGIAQVALVHGHRVLLTDALFATVLRAQEQIARALAREVEKGRLTAATRDAALARLQLVEPDHGVGAFRECSTVIEAIVEKLDVKQATFRALEHVVSHDCILATNTSSLSVASIGGGCQSPERVLGVHFFNPAPVMPLVEIVPGIRTDPAVAERATRLVQSWGKVTVRASDTPGFIVNRIARPFYGEALRMLEEGVADVATIDWAMKTIGGFRMGPFELMDFIGHDVNYVVTESVWSAMYYDPRYRPSLTQKRLLEAGLLGRKSGRGFYDYREGAPAPQPVKDETLGTVIVRRTLAMLVNEAADALYLRIASAADIELAMTKGVNYPKGLLAWGNEVGLSRLLEHLEALQAETGDDRYRPSPLFRRMVRNAESFQV, encoded by the coding sequence ATGGGGAGCGGGATTGCCCAGGTGGCACTGGTGCACGGACACCGCGTGCTCCTGACGGATGCCCTCTTCGCCACGGTGCTCAGGGCTCAGGAACAGATCGCCCGGGCGCTCGCGCGCGAGGTGGAGAAGGGGCGCCTGACCGCCGCGACGCGCGACGCCGCGCTGGCGCGGTTGCAGCTGGTGGAACCCGACCACGGCGTGGGCGCCTTCCGCGAGTGCTCGACCGTGATCGAGGCGATCGTGGAGAAGCTCGACGTGAAGCAAGCCACCTTCCGCGCCCTCGAACACGTCGTCTCGCACGATTGCATCCTGGCCACCAACACCTCCTCGCTCTCGGTGGCGTCGATCGGCGGCGGGTGCCAGTCGCCGGAACGCGTGCTCGGCGTGCATTTCTTCAACCCGGCGCCGGTGATGCCGCTGGTGGAGATCGTCCCCGGCATTCGCACCGATCCCGCCGTCGCCGAGCGTGCCACGCGCCTGGTGCAGTCCTGGGGGAAGGTCACGGTGCGCGCGTCCGACACGCCGGGCTTCATCGTCAACCGCATCGCGCGCCCCTTCTATGGCGAGGCGCTGCGCATGCTCGAGGAAGGGGTGGCCGACGTGGCAACGATCGACTGGGCGATGAAGACCATCGGGGGCTTCCGAATGGGGCCGTTCGAGCTGATGGACTTCATCGGCCACGACGTGAACTACGTGGTGACGGAGAGCGTGTGGAGCGCGATGTACTACGACCCGCGCTATCGCCCGTCGCTCACGCAGAAGCGCCTGCTCGAGGCGGGGCTCCTGGGGCGCAAGAGCGGGCGCGGCTTCTACGACTACCGCGAGGGAGCGCCCGCGCCGCAGCCGGTCAAGGACGAAACGCTCGGCACCGTCATCGTCAGGCGCACGCTGGCCATGCTGGTGAACGAGGCGGCCGACGCGCTCTACCTGCGGATTGCCAGCGCGGCCGACATCGAGCTGGCGATGACCAAGGGGGTCAACTATCCCAAGGGGCTGCTGGCCTGGGGGAACGAGGTGGGGCTCTCCAGGCTCCTCGAGCACCTCGAGGCGCTGCAGGCGGAGACCGGCGACGACCGGTATCGGCCATCGCCGCTCTTCCGGCGCATGGTGCGCAACGCCGAGAGCTTCCAGGTGTGA
- a CDS encoding peptidylprolyl isomerase, whose product MTWFVRRPAVTCALPRDARALSRDARALPREARALPRVVLAALLVWGALGVLPLPSAAQKVSPVRPGARSSGASQPSVPTVGLSAGERSTLLRLIAAEDARGTDADGVAPLMAALDDKSPFVRRTAVRGLGRLQRASLLDSIVPMVGDADARVRLEAVNAIAQALQELRTRDLPLVERRAMLDEAIDAIVRNAERYPDPEFRGVAARTLGRLPYADSVVPREVERVLVELGERPGAGAGGRPLVRSDARVAGGIMHGLYSLARARRQLGAPSARALSAMRWATTFGTPGEGGRAVSVGVAAGGERGAAVDGGEGGAVVRRLAYLALIAAGDTSSELVKRARQDADEQVRRLAVVASQALRDTAVRRATVLGGMRDPSFLVRFEAVRAYRGLPLPRPCAPLVAATYDANPHVQLAAIDALGAGCDERTVAADTLLRIIDTRNTQRAIRARGGTSWHAHAHALAALARVAPSEAVPLLRRDARHPLWQVRLYVARAAAAVKDTLTLSALAYDPNGNVREAALAGISGSLGHVADRVFVAALASNDYQVVLQAAQSLKGAPLPDSVVPAILAAFERLSAEKRENAHDPRVALLERLGELGGARYAPRLAPYASDFDSTVARQAATILERWTLRRVAATPKPLPRPVEPVAAVVGSDLRLLVKMSPASGGGSFVVRLFPDEAPVTVARIVRLARAGYYAGLTFHRVEPGFVIQGGSPAATEYVGDGPFMRDEVGLLSHRRGTLGISTRGRDTGDAQLFVNLIDNFRLDHEYTVFGEIIQGREVAEGVIEGDVIERVDVVRAR is encoded by the coding sequence ATGACGTGGTTCGTTAGGCGTCCCGCCGTCACCTGCGCACTGCCGCGCGACGCTCGCGCGCTGTCGCGCGACGCTCGCGCTCTGCCGCGCGAGGCTCGCGCGCTGCCGCGCGTGGTCCTGGCCGCCCTCCTGGTGTGGGGAGCGCTGGGCGTCCTGCCGTTGCCGTCGGCGGCGCAAAAGGTATCGCCCGTGCGGCCGGGGGCGCGTAGCAGCGGGGCCAGCCAGCCGTCGGTGCCCACGGTGGGGCTCAGCGCTGGAGAACGCAGCACGCTGCTCAGGCTGATCGCCGCCGAGGATGCCCGCGGCACAGATGCGGACGGCGTAGCCCCGCTCATGGCGGCGCTCGATGACAAGTCGCCGTTCGTTCGCCGCACGGCGGTGCGCGGGCTCGGACGGCTGCAACGCGCCTCGCTCCTCGACTCCATCGTGCCGATGGTTGGCGACGCCGACGCGCGCGTCCGCCTGGAAGCGGTGAACGCGATCGCCCAGGCGCTGCAGGAGCTGCGGACGCGGGACCTTCCATTGGTGGAACGCCGCGCGATGCTCGACGAGGCGATCGACGCGATTGTGCGCAACGCCGAGCGATATCCCGATCCCGAGTTCCGTGGCGTGGCGGCTCGCACGCTGGGGCGACTGCCGTATGCGGACTCGGTGGTTCCGCGCGAGGTGGAGCGCGTGCTGGTGGAGCTTGGCGAGCGCCCAGGGGCGGGGGCGGGGGGACGGCCGCTCGTGCGGAGCGACGCGCGCGTGGCCGGGGGGATCATGCACGGGCTGTACTCGCTCGCGCGTGCGCGGCGGCAGCTGGGCGCGCCGTCGGCGCGCGCGCTCTCGGCGATGCGGTGGGCGACGACGTTCGGGACGCCTGGGGAGGGGGGGCGCGCGGTGTCGGTGGGAGTTGCGGCTGGCGGGGAGCGCGGTGCGGCGGTGGACGGGGGCGAGGGGGGGGCGGTGGTGCGTCGCCTGGCCTATCTCGCCCTGATTGCAGCTGGCGATACATCGTCGGAGCTGGTCAAGCGTGCGCGCCAGGATGCGGACGAACAGGTGCGCCGGCTGGCCGTGGTGGCGTCGCAGGCGCTGCGCGACACGGCGGTGCGCCGCGCCACGGTGCTCGGCGGGATGCGCGACCCGTCGTTCCTGGTGCGCTTCGAGGCGGTGCGCGCCTATCGGGGGCTCCCGCTCCCGCGCCCGTGCGCCCCACTCGTCGCGGCCACGTACGACGCCAACCCGCACGTGCAGCTCGCCGCCATCGACGCGTTAGGCGCCGGGTGCGACGAGCGCACTGTGGCGGCCGATACCCTCCTGCGCATCATCGACACGCGCAACACGCAGCGCGCCATCCGCGCCAGGGGGGGAACGAGCTGGCACGCCCACGCGCACGCCCTGGCCGCACTGGCGCGCGTGGCGCCGTCGGAAGCGGTCCCGCTCCTGCGGCGCGACGCGCGGCATCCGCTGTGGCAGGTGCGGCTCTACGTCGCGCGCGCCGCCGCCGCCGTCAAGGACACGCTCACCCTGTCGGCGCTGGCCTACGATCCCAACGGCAACGTGCGCGAGGCGGCGCTGGCCGGAATCTCCGGCTCGTTGGGGCACGTGGCCGACCGCGTCTTCGTCGCCGCCCTGGCGTCGAACGACTATCAGGTCGTCCTGCAGGCGGCGCAGTCGCTCAAGGGAGCGCCGCTCCCCGATTCCGTCGTCCCGGCGATTCTGGCGGCGTTCGAGCGGCTGAGCGCTGAGAAGCGCGAGAACGCCCACGACCCGCGCGTGGCGCTCCTCGAACGGCTGGGCGAACTGGGAGGGGCCAGGTACGCTCCGCGCCTCGCGCCCTATGCCTCGGACTTCGACTCGACGGTGGCGCGGCAGGCGGCGACGATTCTCGAGCGGTGGACGCTTCGCCGTGTCGCCGCCACGCCCAAGCCGCTGCCTCGCCCAGTCGAGCCGGTCGCCGCGGTGGTGGGAAGCGACCTGCGCCTGCTGGTGAAGATGTCGCCGGCAAGTGGCGGCGGGTCGTTCGTGGTGCGCCTCTTTCCCGACGAGGCACCAGTGACGGTCGCGCGCATCGTTCGGCTGGCGCGCGCCGGTTACTACGCCGGCCTCACCTTTCATCGCGTGGAGCCGGGCTTCGTGATCCAGGGGGGGAGCCCGGCGGCGACCGAATACGTGGGCGACGGTCCCTTCATGCGCGACGAGGTTGGGCTCCTGTCGCACCGTCGCGGGACGCTGGGGATCTCGACGCGCGGGCGTGACACGGGCGACGCCCAGCTCTTCGTGAACCTGATCGACAACTTCCGCCTCGATCACGAGTACACCGTGTTCGGGGAGATCATCCAGGGGCGCGAGGTGGCGGAAGGGGTGATCGAGGGCGACGTCATCGAGCGCGTGGACGTGGTGCGGGCGCGCTGA
- a CDS encoding transferase hexapeptide repeat family protein, which produces MIYAFNGIVPVIHPSAYVHPQAAVTGQVTIGRDVYIGPGAALRGDWGAIEIADGCNVQENCTVHMFPGVTVVLEEGAHIGHGAVIHGARIGRNALIGMNAVVMDNATIGAGCIVGALCFIPAEMQVPDRTVVVGNPARIVKDVSDEMLAWKSEGTALYQALPGELHATLQPTEPLREKPADWGMRAFPTLQPWSRTKE; this is translated from the coding sequence GTGATCTACGCATTCAACGGCATCGTCCCCGTCATCCATCCCAGCGCGTACGTCCATCCGCAGGCCGCGGTGACCGGGCAGGTGACCATCGGCCGCGACGTCTACATCGGCCCCGGCGCGGCGCTGCGCGGCGACTGGGGCGCGATCGAGATCGCCGACGGCTGCAACGTGCAGGAGAACTGCACGGTGCACATGTTCCCCGGCGTCACGGTGGTCCTCGAGGAGGGGGCGCACATCGGGCACGGGGCGGTGATCCATGGCGCGCGCATCGGGCGCAACGCGCTCATCGGGATGAACGCCGTCGTGATGGACAACGCCACCATTGGCGCCGGCTGCATCGTGGGGGCGCTCTGCTTCATTCCCGCCGAGATGCAGGTCCCCGACCGCACGGTGGTGGTGGGCAACCCGGCCAGGATCGTGAAGGACGTCTCCGACGAGATGCTCGCCTGGAAGAGCGAGGGGACTGCCCTGTACCAGGCACTCCCCGGCGAACTCCACGCCACGTTGCAGCCGACGGAACCGCTGCGAGAGAAGCCGGCGGACTGGGGCATGCGCGCATTCCCCACCCTCCAACCCTGGAGCCGTACCAAGGAGTAG
- the pcaF gene encoding 3-oxoadipyl-CoA thiolase, which yields MRDAFIVDGVRTPIGSFAGALSSVRPDDLGALVIRALLERVQRVEPEKVDDVIMGCANQAGEDNRNVARMSLLLAGLPVTVPGETVNRLCASGLSAVANAARAVKLAEGGIYIAGGVESMSRAPYVMSKAGTAFARDAQLFDTSLGWRFVNPAMKERYGIDSMGQTAENVAAQWSVSRDDQDAFALRSQQKAAAARDSGRLGEEIVAVQVPGPRRGTTVDVVHDEFIRPDTTLDVLARLKPAFRTDGKGSVTAGNSSGINDGACALLIASEPACKQEGLSPIARIVAAGAAGVEPRIMGIGPVPATRLVMQRSGLTVDEMDVIELNEAFAAQGLAVLRELGVADDDPRVNPNGGAIALGHPLGMSGARLALTAARELQRTGKRYALCTMCIGVGQGFAMILEKV from the coding sequence ATGCGTGATGCCTTCATCGTCGACGGCGTGCGGACGCCGATCGGTTCCTTCGCCGGTGCGTTGAGTTCGGTGCGCCCGGACGACCTCGGCGCCCTCGTGATTCGTGCCTTGCTCGAGCGGGTGCAACGCGTGGAGCCGGAGAAGGTCGATGACGTCATCATGGGGTGCGCCAACCAGGCGGGCGAGGATAACCGTAACGTGGCCCGCATGTCGTTGCTCCTGGCGGGGCTCCCGGTGACCGTTCCCGGCGAGACCGTGAACCGCCTGTGCGCGTCGGGGTTGAGCGCGGTGGCGAATGCCGCGCGGGCGGTGAAGCTGGCCGAAGGGGGGATCTACATTGCCGGTGGCGTGGAGAGCATGTCGCGCGCGCCCTACGTCATGTCCAAGGCGGGCACCGCCTTTGCCCGCGACGCGCAGCTGTTCGACACCTCGCTGGGGTGGCGCTTCGTGAACCCGGCGATGAAGGAGCGGTACGGGATCGACTCGATGGGACAAACGGCAGAAAACGTGGCTGCGCAGTGGTCGGTGTCGCGCGACGACCAGGACGCCTTCGCGCTCCGCTCGCAGCAGAAGGCGGCGGCGGCGCGCGACTCGGGGCGGCTGGGCGAGGAGATCGTCGCCGTGCAGGTGCCTGGCCCCAGGCGCGGAACGACGGTGGACGTCGTGCACGACGAGTTCATCCGACCCGACACCACGCTGGACGTCCTGGCCAGGCTCAAGCCCGCCTTCCGGACCGACGGCAAGGGTTCGGTGACGGCGGGGAACTCGTCAGGTATCAATGACGGCGCCTGTGCGCTGCTGATTGCCAGCGAGCCGGCGTGCAAGCAGGAGGGGCTCTCGCCCATTGCGCGCATCGTGGCGGCGGGAGCGGCGGGGGTGGAGCCGCGCATCATGGGGATCGGGCCGGTGCCGGCCACGCGACTGGTGATGCAGCGCTCGGGGCTCACGGTCGACGAGATGGACGTGATCGAGTTGAACGAGGCCTTTGCCGCGCAGGGGCTGGCGGTGCTCCGCGAACTGGGAGTCGCCGACGACGACCCGCGCGTGAACCCCAACGGCGGCGCCATTGCGCTCGGCCACCCGTTAGGCATGTCGGGGGCGCGGCTGGCGCTCACCGCCGCGCGCGAGCTGCAACGCACGGGGAAGCGCTACGCGCTGTGCACGATGTGCATCGGGGTGGGGCAGGGGTTTGCGATGATCCTGGAGAAGGTCTGA